In Quercus robur chromosome 11, dhQueRobu3.1, whole genome shotgun sequence, the following proteins share a genomic window:
- the LOC126707035 gene encoding beta-galactosidase 15, whose protein sequence is MAASQKIFSAICFCFFLLALCTSAYEVSHDGRAITIDGARRVLISGSIHYPRSTPGMWPDLIKKAKEGGLDMIETYVFWNAHEPSRRQYDFSGNLDFIRFLKTIQDEGLYVFLRIGPYICGEWNYGGLPVWLHNMPGIELRTANSVFMNEMQNFTTMIVNMVKNERLFASQGGPIVLAQVYS, encoded by the exons ATGGCTGCTTCACAAAAAATTTTCTCTGCTAtctgcttttgttttttcctcCTCGCTCTTTGCACTTCTGCCTATGAGGTTTCTCATGATGGAAGAGCAATCACCATTGACGGCGCACGTAGGGTTTTGATTTCTGGCTCAATTCATTACCCTCGAAGCACTCCTGGg ATGTGGCCTGACCTaataaagaaagcaaaagaaggTGGACTAGATATGATTGAGACTTATGTGTTTTGGAATGCTCATGAGCCATCTCGTCGCCAGTATGATTTTTCTGGTAACCTTGATTTCATAAGGTTTCTCAAAACCATTCAAGATGAAGGACTCTATGTTTTTCTTCGTATTGGCCCTTATATTTGTGGCGAATGGAACTATGg AGGGTTACCTGTTTGGTTGCATAACATGCCTGGTATTGAGCTTCGGACTGCAAATAGTGTATTTATG aaTGAGATGCAAAATTTTACAACCATGATAGTTAATATGGTAAAAAACGAGAGGCTTTTTGCATCACAAGGAGGTCCAATTGTCCTTGCTCAGGTATATAGCTGA
- the LOC126704587 gene encoding oligouridylate-binding protein 1-like gives MQHQHRFKQHAMMQQSLYHHPALLATAPQIEPILSGNLPPGFDSSTCRSVYVGNIHPNVTEPVLQEVFATAGPLEGCKLIRKDKSSYGFVDYFDRRSAAVAIVTLNGRLLSGQPIKVNWAYASSQREDTSGHFNVFVGDLSPEVTDATLFACFSVYPSCSDARVMWDQKTGRSRGFGFVSFRNQQEAQGAINDLNGKWLGSRQIRCNWAAKGATNNDEKQSVDSKSVVELTSGTSDDGQEKSNDDAPENNPQYTTVYVGNLAPEVTSVDLHRHFHALGAGTIEDIRVQRDKGFGFVRYSTHAEAALAIQIGNTRFLCGKPIKCSWGSKPTPPGTSSNPLPPPAAAHIPGFSAADLAVYERNIALSKMAGAQALMHPQGQYALKQAAMGIGAAGANQAVYDGGFQNVATTQHLMYYQ, from the exons ATAGAGCCTATCTTGAGTGGAAATCTGCCTCCTGGGTTTGATTCAAGTACATGCCGCAGTGT ATATGTAGGTAACATTCACCCAAATGTCACCGAACCCGTCCTTCAAGAAGTATTTGCTACTGCTGGTCCCCTTGAAGGATGCAAACTCATCAGGAAAGATAAG TCATCCTATGGTTTTGTGGATTACTTTGATCGTAGATCAGCTGCAGTTGCTATTGTGACTCTCAATGGGAGGCTTCT GTCAGGGCAGCCTATTAAAGTTAATTGGGCATATGCAAGTAGTCAGAGAGAGGACACCTCag GTCACTTCAATGTTTTCGTTGGTGATCTTAGCCCTGAAGTTACTGATGCTACATTATTTGCATGCTTTTCTGTCTATCCCAGTTGTTC TGATGCAAGGGTGATGTGGGATCAAAAAACTGGGCGTTCAAGgggatttggatttgtttctTTTCGGAATCAGCAG GAAGCCCAAGGTGCAATAAATGACTTAAATG GAAAGTGGCTTGGAAGTAGACAAATTCGGTGTAATTGGGCTGCAAAAGGTGCTACTAACAATGATGAAAAGCAGAGTGTAGACTCGAAGAGTGTTGTGGAGCTTACAAGTGGAACATCAG ACGATGGTCAGGAGAAGAGTAACGATGATGCTCCAGAGAACAATCCTCAATATACCACCGTTTATGTGGGCAATCTTGCTCCAGAG GTCACTTCAGTTGATCTCCACCGTCATTTCCATGCTCTTGGTGCTGGAACCATTGAAGATATTCGTGTGCAAAGAGATaaaggttttggttttgtgagaTACAGTACACATGCTGAAGCTGCTCTGGCTATTCAGATAGGGAATACTCGGTTCCTCTGTGGCAAACCAATAAAG TGCTCATGGGGTAGCAAGCCTACTCCACCGGGAACAAGCTCCAACCCTCTACCTCCACCAGCCGCTGCACATATACCAGGTTTTTCAGCCGCTGACCTTGCAGTCTATGAACGAAATATTGCATTAAGCAAAATGGCTGGTGCACAAGCCCTTATGCATCCACAAGGCCAATATGCGCTTAAGCAGGCAGCCATGGGAATTGGTGCCGCTGGAGCTAATCAGGCTGTATATGATGGTGGCTTCCAGAATGTTGCAACAACCCAGCATCTCATGTACTACcagtaa
- the LOC126705462 gene encoding beta-galactosidase 7-like, giving the protein MAESLQVGVPWVMCQQSDAPQPMINACNGFYCDSFTPNNPNSPKIWTENWTGWFKSWGDKDPHRTAEDVAFAVARFFQNGGTLQNYYMYHGGTNFGRTAGGPYITTSYDYDAPLDEYGNLNQPKWGHLKQLHAILKSMEMTLTHGNVSTIDFNNSVSATIYATNGSSSCFLGNANSTTDATINFQGNQFMVPAWSVTILPDCKNEVYNTAKVNTQTSVMLKAANKAENEGATLSWSWRPEILKDTIFQRKRYVSAHQLIDQKAATNDTSDYLWYITSVDIKEYDPIWSLEMSLKVNGSGQIIHAYVNGKYIGSEWAKYGVSNSVFEQKVQLNPGRNQIALLSVTVGLANYGPMFDMIQTGLPGPVQLVVQKGDETIIKDLSSYKWTYKVGLNGLEDKFYDLDSYQASKWQAQQFPINRNFTWYKATFKAPLGTDPIVLDLQGMGKGFAWVNGFNIGRYWPTYLADEDGCDVEVCDYRGTYGSSKCLTNCGQATQRWYHVPRSLIKDDENTLVLFEEFGGNPSFVNFQTITIGSACGNAYESNNTLELSCNERPISSIKFASFGTPQGTCGSFQKGSCEATKDALSILQNACVGKNTCSIEVSEETFGTVDCGGVPKRLAVEAVC; this is encoded by the exons ATGGCTGAATCACTTCAAGTAGGAGTTCCATGGGTTATGTGTCAACAAAGCGATGCTCCACAACCAATG ATCAATGCGTGCAATGGATTCTACTGTGATTCATTCACTCCAAATAATCCTAATAGTCCCAAAATCTGGACTGAGAATTGGACTGGCTG GTTTAAGAGTTGGGGTGACAAAGATCCACACAGAACCGCCGAGGATGTTGCTTTTGCTGTAGCAAGATTTTTCCAAAATGGAGGCACACTTCAAAATTATTATATG tACCATGGTGGCACTAATTTTGGTCGCACAGCTGGTGGCCCCTACATTACCACTTCATATGATTATGATGCTCCTCTTGATGAATATG GAAATTTAAATCAACCAAAATGGGGGCACTTGAAACAATTGCATGCCATTTTGAAGTCAATGGAGATGACTCTTACTCATGGGAATGTTTCTACCATTGACTTCAACAATTCTGTTTCG GCCACTATATATGCAACCAATGGATCTTCAAGTTGTTTTTTGGGGAATGCAAACAGTACCACCGATGCTACAATCAATTTTCAAGGGAATCAATTTATGGTTCCAGCTTGGTCTGTTACCATCCTTCCAGATTGTAAAAATGAAGTATACAATACAGCAAag GTGAATACTCAAACTTCAGTGATGTTAAAGGCAGCAAACAAAGCTGAGAATGAAGGTGCAACTCTTAGTTGGTCGTGGAGGCCTGAGATTCTTAAGGATACTATATTTCAAAGAAAACGATATGTTTCTGCACACCAACTCATTGATCAAAAAGCTGCTACTAATGACACTAGTGATTATTTGTGGTACATTACAAG tgTGGATATTAAAGAATATGATCCAATTTGGAGTCTTGAAATGTCCCTCAAAGTAAATGGCAGCGGACAAATCATTCATGCATATGTAAATGGAAAATATATTG gATCTGAATGGGCCAAGTATGGAGTTTCTAATTCTGTATTTGAGCAAAAGGTGCAACTAAATCCAGGAAGAAATCAAATTGCGTTGCTTAGTGTTACTGTCGGTCTAGCA AATTATGGGCCAATGTTTGACATGATACAAACTGGCCTTCCTGGACCTGTTCAATTGGTAGTACAAAAAGGAGATGAGACAATTATTAAAGATTTATCTTCATATAAATGGACTTACAAGGTTGGATTGAATGGGTTGGAAGATAAGTTTTATGATTTGGATTCATACCAAGCTTCGAAATGGCAAGCCCAACAATTTCCTATCAATAGGAATTTCACTTGGTACAAG gccACATTTAAAGCTCCTTTGGGCACAGATCCAATAGTTTTAGATTTACAAGGAATGGGTAAAGGTTTTGCTTGGGTTAATGGCTTTAATATTGGGCGATATTGGCCAACCTATCTTGCCGATGAGGATGGTTGTGATGTTGAAGTTTGTGATTATCGTGGTACATATGGTAGCTCAAAATGTTTAACCAATTGTGGCCAAGCTACACAAAGAtg gtATCATGTTCCACGATCATTAATTAAAGATGATGAGAATACATTGGTATTGTTTGAGGAATTTGGTGGTAACCCATCATTTGTCAATTTTCAAACAATCACAATTGGAAGTGCGTGTGGCAATGCATATGAGAGTAATAATACATTGGAATTGTCATGCAATGAAcgtccaatttcatcaattaaattTGCTAGTTTTGGTACTCCACAAGGTACCTGTGGATCGTTTCAAAAAGGTAGCTGTGAAGCAACAAAAGATGCATTGTCTATCCTCCAAAAT gCATGTGTTGGTAAGAACACTTGCTCAATTGAGGTTTCTGAAGAGACATTTGGAACAGTAGATTGTGGTGGAGTCCCCAAAAGACTAGCTGTGGAGGCTGtgtgctaa
- the LOC126706169 gene encoding FCS-Like Zinc finger 13-like, with product MLSKGPRPMIGKLSELLVAGNRAGFSDMVTSPRGPLELNYKLQSPRGLKNYDLGGVGLGIVAALEKSREGCGREILAKYAVATSNLNRSSPIAVDSSKRTSTCDRYSNKGCEELLQGDNCEEDYTYVTCHGQGKSITRVFYEEDDCRTSGHQRNGLQRCNKLSAVTVKESRPRYEEDFSPYPTSYFLSSCHLCGKKLHGKDIYMYRGEKAFCSPECRSRQIMMDERKEQQCRSEAPRSADVSSSSYTRGQIFLTGIVAI from the exons ATGCTAAGCAAAGGACCTCGTCCCATGATCGGAAAGCTCTCTGAATTATTGGTCGCCGGCAACCGTGCCGGGTTTTCGGACATGGTCACGAGTCCTAGAGGTCCATTGGAGCTGAATTATAAGTTGCAATCACCTAGAGGTTTAAAGAACTATGACCTTGGTGGGGTTGGATTGGGTATTGTTGCTGCTCTTGAGAAGTCTAGGGAAGGTTGTGGACGTGAAATTTTGGCCAAATATGCTGTTGCTACTTCCAATTTGAATCGATCAAGTCCTATTGCAGTTGATTCTAGCAAAAGGACCAGTACTTGTGATAGGTATAGTAATAAAGGTTGTGAGGAACTACTTCAAGGCGATAATTGTGAGGAAGATTATACTTACGTGACTTGTCATGGCCAAGGCAAGTCCATAACTAGGGTGTTTTATGAGGAAGATGATTGTAGAACAAGTGGGCATCAAAGAAATGGTCTCCAAAGATGTAATAAACTCAGTGCTGTTACTGTTAAGGAATCGAGGCCAAGATACGAGGAAGATTTTTCACCGTACCCAACTTCATATTTTCTCAGTTCATGTCACTTGTGCGGGAAAAAACTCCATGGCAAAGACATATACATGTATAG AGGAGAGAAAGCATTTTGTAGCCCGGAGTGTCGGTCAAGGCAAATAATGATGGACGAGAGAAAAGAACAACAGTGCAGATCAGAAGCACCAAGATCTGCAGACGTTTCAAGTTCATCATACACAAGAGGCCAAATTTTCTTAACTGGGATCGTAGCAATTTAG